A stretch of Vigna angularis cultivar LongXiaoDou No.4 chromosome 4, ASM1680809v1, whole genome shotgun sequence DNA encodes these proteins:
- the LOC108341285 gene encoding J domain-containing protein required for chloroplast accumulation response 1 isoform X2 has protein sequence METFYSSQRETVLLGYNNHNNNSYQNGNNSLIRRSSSSNSNLEVDFNDVFGGPPRRSSLNEARQSLTELNGWSEEEGEKGWCRWPPEREKPVFGEDIGNRRRHANKNNDFFDDIFGGEESGSVCSTPKRRVADPFTFSRVSSPLPPAADPVAASLPLPFSLPAKLTNGVDLPTFGSPMRTKNINDGIAASNGLGLPDSYSSRFSIQRKELKKDLKPYRQSLLSQEFSNSSPSDKADKASIMKQDISISEVSPSASNGQFHFSIYKWASKGVPMVMSLRTERASKAKDKVKLERCSSTKEWVVSEITTQKSMPYNGSSVMNNGKDASTTSTATENGADSNQTVEQIVSAKAQSRASCGPQTVTIDVPASSIPRDDARAVESSTHSAGENGFSGKTETARDTQKLESKPLQFLFKESDKKQDNNQMIRDKEENRMKSTKKLSAVFDVTVNPMKQEEKKVSVIDVGHDKATSQGSVSLGENMGKGLVKGKVKEFARIFNQETAAKPKVDTKSRPQGSTHKQRDALRKKNKVERGPEQSKEENSSIETTNISADNLSHQEDISEPAIPDVSFTVIGDTDESFHGSFMIQVLAQEESEDLQNQEIQMIDKKIKEWSKGKEENIRSLLSTLQHVLWAECGWKSVPLVDIIEGNAVKRSYQRALLCLHPDKLQQKGASSDQKYIAEKVFDILQEAWTQFNMLGAL, from the exons ATGGAGACATTTTATTCTTCTCAACGAGAGACCGTTCTTTTAGgttataataatcataataataatagttatcaGAATGGTAATAATTCCTTGATTCGGAGGTCGTCGTCCAGCAATTCGAACTTGGAGGTTGATTTCAACGACGTCTTTGGGGGGCCGCCGCGGCGGTCGTCGTTAAACGAAGCGCGGCAGAGTCTGACCGAGTTGAACGGTTGGAGCGAAGAGGAAGGGGAAAAAGGTTGGTGTAGGTGGCCGCCGGAGCGGGAGAAACCGGTGTTTGGAGAGGATATTGGAAACCGGAGGCGTCACGCGAACAAGAACAATGACTTCTTCGATGACATATTCGGAGGTGAGGAGTCCGGGAGTGTGTGTTCTACGCCAAAAAGACGCGTTGCGGACCCTTTCACGTTCTCTCGAGTGTCCAGTCCTCTGCCTCCGGCGGCCGATCCCGTTGCTGCCTCTCTTCCTCTACCATTCag CCTTCCGGCCAAATTGACAAATGGGGTGGATCTTCCAACATTTGGTTCCCCCATGAGGACGAAGAACATCAACGATGGAATTGCTGCTTCAAATGGACTAGGCCTTCCAGATTCTTATTCATCCAGATTTTCAATCCAGCGAAAGGAGTTGAAAAAGGATTTAAAACCTTACCGACAAAGTCTTCTATCACAAGAGTTTTCAAATTCGAGTCCATCTGATAAAGCAGACAAAGCAAGCATCATGAAACAAGACATATCTATTAGCGAAGTTTCGCCTAGTGCTAGTAATGGTCAATTCCATTTCTCAATATACAAATGGGCAAGTAAAGGTGTGCCGATGGTGATGTCTCTTAGGACAGAAAGAGCCTCAAAGGCTAAGGATAAGGTTAAACTTGAGAGATGCTCAAGTACTAAAGAGTGGGTTGTCAGTGAAATTACCACACAAAAGTCTATGCCATACAATGGTTCCTCTgtgatgaataatggaaaagatgCATCTACTACTTCCACAGCCACTGAAAATGGAGCAGATTCAAACCAGACTGTAGAACAAATAGTTTCCGCCAAGGCTCAATCACGTGCATCATGCGGCCCTCAAACGGTTACCATAGATGTTCCCGCCAGTTCTATCCCGCGGGACGACGCTAGAGCAGTAGAATCAAGTACTCATTCTGCAGGCGAGAACGGCTTCTCCGGAAAAACTGAGACAGCAAGGGATACTCAGAAGCTTGAGTCTAAACCTTTACAGTTTCTGTTCAAAGAAAGTGATAAGAAACAAG ATAATAATCAGATGATTAgggataaagaagaaaacaggATGAAAAGCACAAAAAAATTGTCTGCTGTTTTTGATGTTACTGTGAATCCCATgaaacaagaagaaaagaaagtttCCGTGATAGATGTAGGACATGACAAAGCCACTTCCCAGGGTTCAGTAAGCTTAGGTGAAAATATGGGGAAAGGCCTAGTTAAAGGAAAGGTCAAAGAATTCGCTCGAATTTTCAACCAAGAAACTGCTGCAAAACCAAAAGTTGACACCAAATCTCGACCTCAGGGTTCTACACACAAGCAGAGAGATgctttaaggaaaaaaaataaa GTAGAACGTGGTCCTGAACAATCCAAGGAGGAAAACTCTTCCATAGAGACCACCAACATATCTGCTGACAATTTGTCTCATCAAGAGGATATATCAGAACCAG CAATTCCTGATGTATCATTTACTGTTATTGGAGATACAGACGAGTCCTTCCACGGGAGTTTCATG ATCCAAGTATTAGCCCAAGAAGAGAGCGAGGACTTACAAAATCAAGAAATCCAA ATGATTGACAAGAAGATAAAAGAATGGTCTAAAGGGAAGGAAGAAAACATACGATCCCTGCTATCGACATTACAACAt GTACTGTGGGCGGAGTGTGGATGGAAGTCTGTGCCTCTTGTTGATATAATTGAAGGGAACGCGGTTAAAAGATCTTATCAAAGAGCTTTACTCTGCCTGCATCCCGATAAGTTGCAGCAAAAGGGTGCTTCTTCTGACCAGAAATATATCGCAGAAaaagtttttgatattttacaG GAGGCATGGACTCAATTCAATATGCTCGGTGCACTCTAA
- the LOC108341285 gene encoding J domain-containing protein required for chloroplast accumulation response 1 isoform X1 → METFYSSQRETVLLGYNNHNNNSYQNGNNSLIRRSSSSNSNLEVDFNDVFGGPPRRSSLNEARQSLTELNGWSEEEGEKGWCRWPPEREKPVFGEDIGNRRRHANKNNDFFDDIFGGEESGSVCSTPKRRVADPFTFSRVSSPLPPAADPVAASLPLPFSLPAKLTNGVDLPTFGSPMRTKNINDGIAASNGLGLPDSYSSRFSIQRKELKKDLKPYRQSLLSQEFSNSSPSDKADKASIMKQDISISEVSPSASNGQFHFSIYKWASKGVPMVMSLRTERASKAKDKVKLERCSSTKEWVVSEITTQKSMPYNGSSVMNNGKDASTTSTATENGADSNQTVEQIVSAKAQSRASCGPQTVTIDVPASSIPRDDARAVESSTHSAGENGFSGKTETARDTQKLESKPLQFLFKESDKKQDNNQMIRDKEENRMKSTKKLSAVFDVTVNPMKQEEKKVSVIDVGHDKATSQGSVSLGENMGKGLVKGKVKEFARIFNQETAAKPKVDTKSRPQGSTHKQRDALRKKNKVERGPEQSKEENSSIETTNISADNLSHQEDISEPAAIPDVSFTVIGDTDESFHGSFMIQVLAQEESEDLQNQEIQMIDKKIKEWSKGKEENIRSLLSTLQHVLWAECGWKSVPLVDIIEGNAVKRSYQRALLCLHPDKLQQKGASSDQKYIAEKVFDILQEAWTQFNMLGAL, encoded by the exons ATGGAGACATTTTATTCTTCTCAACGAGAGACCGTTCTTTTAGgttataataatcataataataatagttatcaGAATGGTAATAATTCCTTGATTCGGAGGTCGTCGTCCAGCAATTCGAACTTGGAGGTTGATTTCAACGACGTCTTTGGGGGGCCGCCGCGGCGGTCGTCGTTAAACGAAGCGCGGCAGAGTCTGACCGAGTTGAACGGTTGGAGCGAAGAGGAAGGGGAAAAAGGTTGGTGTAGGTGGCCGCCGGAGCGGGAGAAACCGGTGTTTGGAGAGGATATTGGAAACCGGAGGCGTCACGCGAACAAGAACAATGACTTCTTCGATGACATATTCGGAGGTGAGGAGTCCGGGAGTGTGTGTTCTACGCCAAAAAGACGCGTTGCGGACCCTTTCACGTTCTCTCGAGTGTCCAGTCCTCTGCCTCCGGCGGCCGATCCCGTTGCTGCCTCTCTTCCTCTACCATTCag CCTTCCGGCCAAATTGACAAATGGGGTGGATCTTCCAACATTTGGTTCCCCCATGAGGACGAAGAACATCAACGATGGAATTGCTGCTTCAAATGGACTAGGCCTTCCAGATTCTTATTCATCCAGATTTTCAATCCAGCGAAAGGAGTTGAAAAAGGATTTAAAACCTTACCGACAAAGTCTTCTATCACAAGAGTTTTCAAATTCGAGTCCATCTGATAAAGCAGACAAAGCAAGCATCATGAAACAAGACATATCTATTAGCGAAGTTTCGCCTAGTGCTAGTAATGGTCAATTCCATTTCTCAATATACAAATGGGCAAGTAAAGGTGTGCCGATGGTGATGTCTCTTAGGACAGAAAGAGCCTCAAAGGCTAAGGATAAGGTTAAACTTGAGAGATGCTCAAGTACTAAAGAGTGGGTTGTCAGTGAAATTACCACACAAAAGTCTATGCCATACAATGGTTCCTCTgtgatgaataatggaaaagatgCATCTACTACTTCCACAGCCACTGAAAATGGAGCAGATTCAAACCAGACTGTAGAACAAATAGTTTCCGCCAAGGCTCAATCACGTGCATCATGCGGCCCTCAAACGGTTACCATAGATGTTCCCGCCAGTTCTATCCCGCGGGACGACGCTAGAGCAGTAGAATCAAGTACTCATTCTGCAGGCGAGAACGGCTTCTCCGGAAAAACTGAGACAGCAAGGGATACTCAGAAGCTTGAGTCTAAACCTTTACAGTTTCTGTTCAAAGAAAGTGATAAGAAACAAG ATAATAATCAGATGATTAgggataaagaagaaaacaggATGAAAAGCACAAAAAAATTGTCTGCTGTTTTTGATGTTACTGTGAATCCCATgaaacaagaagaaaagaaagtttCCGTGATAGATGTAGGACATGACAAAGCCACTTCCCAGGGTTCAGTAAGCTTAGGTGAAAATATGGGGAAAGGCCTAGTTAAAGGAAAGGTCAAAGAATTCGCTCGAATTTTCAACCAAGAAACTGCTGCAAAACCAAAAGTTGACACCAAATCTCGACCTCAGGGTTCTACACACAAGCAGAGAGATgctttaaggaaaaaaaataaa GTAGAACGTGGTCCTGAACAATCCAAGGAGGAAAACTCTTCCATAGAGACCACCAACATATCTGCTGACAATTTGTCTCATCAAGAGGATATATCAGAACCAG CAGCAATTCCTGATGTATCATTTACTGTTATTGGAGATACAGACGAGTCCTTCCACGGGAGTTTCATG ATCCAAGTATTAGCCCAAGAAGAGAGCGAGGACTTACAAAATCAAGAAATCCAA ATGATTGACAAGAAGATAAAAGAATGGTCTAAAGGGAAGGAAGAAAACATACGATCCCTGCTATCGACATTACAACAt GTACTGTGGGCGGAGTGTGGATGGAAGTCTGTGCCTCTTGTTGATATAATTGAAGGGAACGCGGTTAAAAGATCTTATCAAAGAGCTTTACTCTGCCTGCATCCCGATAAGTTGCAGCAAAAGGGTGCTTCTTCTGACCAGAAATATATCGCAGAAaaagtttttgatattttacaG GAGGCATGGACTCAATTCAATATGCTCGGTGCACTCTAA